GATCGTTGCGGTCATTATTGTCGCGATCGGTACGTCTTTCTTTTCGGATTGGTTCGAACAAGTTACCTTCCTTCACTTTTTCCATATCAATATCCAATTTATCCTTCGATAGTTTACGGATGTTTTTGTAAACCACGTCGTCTTCAATGGTGTCTCTATTGTATGAATAGATAAAGGTTTTCATCAACTTGCCAATATGAATAATGGCAGCTTCTTGTTCTTCAGCATCTTCCAAGGTTATAGCTTTGTCAACCAATAACTCAATATTCTTACCGAAATGACGGAAGGTGATGTCTTTGCCAGAATAAGCCATTTTTTCAGGCTTCTTTTCTAGAATTTCTTTATTTGGAGTAGGAAATGGACCATCAATATCTACCGTAAAGTTAGAAATGATATGAAGGTCGTCCCATAGTTTTTGTTCTACTTCAGGAGTGTTTTGCATGGCTGGGTTGATTTGTTTCATCAATTCCACCAACGTAGCAGCCTTTTTAGATCTTTCTTCTTTGTCTTCTATCGTATTGAGATGAGCGACTAAGTCTTGTACGTTTCGCCCGTATTCTTTTAGAGTGACATCCTCTCTAATTGTATTGTATTCTATCATGAGATGTGATTTGCGCTTTATGCAAGGTTCAAAATTAACCCTTTAATTAATATAACATAGTACTGAATATATTTTTAAACCAAAAAACGGATGATTTAGGCAATAGAAAGAGATATTTAATGACTGTTGTAACTCGGTGATCCAATTTGGAGTACTAACCCTATCTATATCTCGAAAACTAAAATATGATTAAAAAGATACTTTGGGTGGTTGGTGCCGCAGTAATACTGTTTGCCACTGTAATAATCTATCAGATCGCAACCACTAGAAAGCATAGTCCACCTGCCACAGCGGAGCTGATAACCAAAGCATTCGAAATCAAAGTAAATTATTGTAGACCCTATAAGAAAGGAAGGGAAATTTTCGGGGAGCTCTTACCATACGACACCTATTGGCGAACAGGCGCCAACGAACCTACCATCATTACTTTTTCTGAGGATTTTACATTCGGTGCAAATATTGTTCAGGCAGGAAGTTATCGTTTATATACTATTCCCAGAGAGAAGGAGTGGGACGTCATACTCAACGGAGAAACTGAAAAGTGGGGATTGTGGGAGCCTGATTATAACTTGGACGTAGCCAAAGTGACCGTGCCCGTACAGCAATCAGATTCATGTGCAGAACAGTTTTTAATAAAGCTTACTGAAAATAAAAATGGAGTCGAATTAGCCATGATTTGGGACTTGACCAAAGTGGTTGTTCCAATAAAAATCTAAAAAATATAAGTTTAGCTGCAACTTTTTGACTGGGAGTGACATCTTATAGATGTACTCATAATAAAATGAGGTCAGAAGAGACGCTTCTGAACCCCAATGGTCAAAAACAGTTAAAAATGAAAAACAGGTGCTACTCAAGTGGTACCTGTTTTTTTATGGCCATTATAGATGTGCCACTAAATTTTCTTAGCTTGTGCTCAATTCAAATTTGGACGGGCCAGATTTCTTATTCAATACTATTTATGACAAGGACTGGTTTGTGCACCCTTCTTTTATTTTTTGTTTCTGCTTCTGCTTTTGCTTCGGGTCCATTATCTGACTCATTGACCGGATATGGCATCGCCAAACAAATGTTTGAAACTTCAAGCCAAATTCAGGCACTTACTTATACCATTACAAAACAGGAACGAATAGATGGCAAATTGACTAAGCAAGTGTCATTTACGAAAATGCAGAAAAACCCATACAAGGTTTATCTACGCCAGTCTTTTCCAAACGATGGCATGGAAGTGCTCTATGTGGAAAATGAAAACAATAACAAAGCACTCATCAACCCGAATGGATTTCCTTGGTTAAATATAAAATTAAACCCGATGGATGGAATCATGCGCAGTGATCAGCATCACACGATCTTCCAATCAGGATTCGATCATGTCGTTTCCATTTTAGAATATTTATGTGATAAATACCAGAATGAAATTGATGATATGGTAGTATACAAGGGAATGGTTGAACAGCAGGGGCGGCGAGGATTTGAAATATCCTTTAGCAACCCATATTTTGAAATTATAGATTACACTATAGAAGGTCAAGAGACCTTAGAAGATGTGGCAGCAAAATATAAGCTCAGTGCCTATATGATTCTTGAGTGTAATCCAAAAATTAAAACGTACGAAGATGTAGAAGCTGGTCAGATCATTAAAATACCCAATGATTACTCACCAAAATTGAACCTAGTCATTGATGCTGAAAAGTTCATTCCGTTAAAAATGGAAGTAATTGATGATAAAGGACTCTTCGAACAATACGAATATTCAGATGTGGTGATTAACCCTGTCTTTAGTAATCAGGATTTTCTATCTGAAAATGAAGCTTACGGGTTTTAGAGCCCTTTCAAAGTTCTAAACTTTGAAAGGGTAGTCTAGTTACTTAAAAGCAGGAATTCCTGTAATCTCTTGTCCCAAGATCAGCAAATGAATGTCGTGAGTGCCTTCGTAGGTTACTACAGACTCTAAGTTCATCATGTGACGCATCATTGGATACTCTCCGGTTATTCCCATGCCACCATGAATTTGTCTTGCTTCTCGTGCTATGTCTAGTGCAGTAGCTACCGCGTTTCTTTTTGCCATGGAGATCATTGGAGTTGTGGCTTTTCCTTCTTCAAACATTTTACCCAGTTTCCAATTGAGCAGCTGAGCCTTGGTGATTTCTGTCAACATCTCAGACAATTTCTTTTGAATCAATTGGAACGATCCTATAGGCTTGTCGAATTGGATTCTTTCGAGTGAGTATCTTCTGGCCGAATCATAGCAATCCATGGCTGCTCCAATAGCTCCCCATGCGATTCCGAACCTCGCAGAGTCCAAACACATCATAGGAGCACCTAGCCCGCTTTTGCCAGGTAACAAGTTTTCTTTTGGCACTTTCACGTTGTCAAAGACCAATTCTCCAGTGCAGCTGGCGCGCAAAGACCATTTACCATGTGTTTCAGGAGTAGAAAACCCTTCCATGCCTCTTTCTACCACCAGACCATGGATTCTACCTTCTTCATTTTTAGCCCAAACCACGGCCACATCGGCCTTAGGCGCATTAGAAATCCACATTTTTGCTCCATTGAGCAGGTAGTGATCTCCCATATCCTTGAAGTTGGTCACCATGCCGCTGGGATTAGAGCCATGATCAGGTTCCGTCAAACCAAAGCAGCCTAGCCACTCACCCGAAGCTAACTTAGGTAAGTACTTCATGCGTTGCTCTTCATTTCCAAACTTGTAGATAGGGTACATTACTAAAGAACCCTGAACAGAGGCGGTAGATCGCATACCGGAGTCGCCTCTTTCAATTTCTTGCATGATCAGGCCATAAGAGATATAGTCCATGCCACCACCGCCATATTGAGTCGGAACAGTAGGTCCAAAGGCACCGATGTCTCCAAATTTTTTAACCATCGAATATTCGAAGTGGTTTCTTTCAGCCCAATCTTCGATGTTTGGAGTGATTTCTTTTTTTACAAAATCCCGAATAGAACCTCGGATCATTTTGTGTTCTTCGGTCAATAAATCATCGATTTGATAAAAATCTGGTGATTCGAATTCGTCAGTGAAATTTGATTTCATAAGAAGGGCTGTTGTTTAAAA
The sequence above is drawn from the Reichenbachiella sp. genome and encodes:
- a CDS encoding DUF4290 domain-containing protein, with product MIEYNTIREDVTLKEYGRNVQDLVAHLNTIEDKEERSKKAATLVELMKQINPAMQNTPEVEQKLWDDLHIISNFTVDIDGPFPTPNKEILEKKPEKMAYSGKDITFRHFGKNIELLVDKAITLEDAEEQEAAIIHIGKLMKTFIYSYNRDTIEDDVVYKNIRKLSKDKLDIDMEKVKEGNLFEPIRKERRTDRDNNDRNDRNRNHRNKRNSNHKRRR
- a CDS encoding acyl-CoA dehydrogenase family protein: MKSNFTDEFESPDFYQIDDLLTEEHKMIRGSIRDFVKKEITPNIEDWAERNHFEYSMVKKFGDIGAFGPTVPTQYGGGGMDYISYGLIMQEIERGDSGMRSTASVQGSLVMYPIYKFGNEEQRMKYLPKLASGEWLGCFGLTEPDHGSNPSGMVTNFKDMGDHYLLNGAKMWISNAPKADVAVVWAKNEEGRIHGLVVERGMEGFSTPETHGKWSLRASCTGELVFDNVKVPKENLLPGKSGLGAPMMCLDSARFGIAWGAIGAAMDCYDSARRYSLERIQFDKPIGSFQLIQKKLSEMLTEITKAQLLNWKLGKMFEEGKATTPMISMAKRNAVATALDIAREARQIHGGMGITGEYPMMRHMMNLESVVTYEGTHDIHLLILGQEITGIPAFK
- a CDS encoding DUF1571 domain-containing protein: MTRTGLCTLLLFFVSASAFASGPLSDSLTGYGIAKQMFETSSQIQALTYTITKQERIDGKLTKQVSFTKMQKNPYKVYLRQSFPNDGMEVLYVENENNNKALINPNGFPWLNIKLNPMDGIMRSDQHHTIFQSGFDHVVSILEYLCDKYQNEIDDMVVYKGMVEQQGRRGFEISFSNPYFEIIDYTIEGQETLEDVAAKYKLSAYMILECNPKIKTYEDVEAGQIIKIPNDYSPKLNLVIDAEKFIPLKMEVIDDKGLFEQYEYSDVVINPVFSNQDFLSENEAYGF
- a CDS encoding DUF2911 domain-containing protein — encoded protein: MIKKILWVVGAAVILFATVIIYQIATTRKHSPPATAELITKAFEIKVNYCRPYKKGREIFGELLPYDTYWRTGANEPTIITFSEDFTFGANIVQAGSYRLYTIPREKEWDVILNGETEKWGLWEPDYNLDVAKVTVPVQQSDSCAEQFLIKLTENKNGVELAMIWDLTKVVVPIKI